One Halococcus hamelinensis 100A6 DNA window includes the following coding sequences:
- a CDS encoding transposase, translating into MCTTSRTRRAPNSGLSDETRATRATRSGWLKESKHYYKRVEDECEGENGLSRRARNVKRTLKDRRRHFHHTLSKRIVAECTGRNVGRLMVGDLGGIRSEEAGSGRNWGRHGNKMLHG; encoded by the coding sequence ATATGTACGACGTCGAGGACGAGGAGAGCTCCTAACTCCGGCCTTAGTGACGAAACGAGAGCGACCCGCGCTACTCGAAGCGGCTGGCTCAAAGAGTCCAAGCACTACTACAAGCGCGTCGAGGACGAGTGTGAAGGCGAGAACGGGCTTTCGCGCCGCGCTCGGAACGTGAAACGTACTCTCAAGGACCGACGCCGGCACTTCCACCACACGCTCTCGAAGCGTATCGTCGCCGAGTGCACCGGACGAAACGTTGGACGCCTCATGGTCGGCGACCTCGGTGGTATTCGCTCCGAAGAAGCCGGCTCTGGTCGGAATTGGGGCCGTCACGGGAACAAGATGCTCCACGGGTAG
- a CDS encoding GcvT family protein, whose product MGREDTVPERAGTVVVGAGCVGCSAAYHLADQGREDVVVVDQGPLFETGGSTSHAPGLVYQTAGGKMMSHMAAYTRDLYYDLDSYRMSGGIEVAYTEDRWDLLKRKREWGQSYGFDGGELLSPAETAERIPQINEAVIHGGYYLPTDGKAHAVDASREMAERARDAGHEFYGNTLVTDIETEDGAVEAVVTEDGPIACDEVLVATNIWGPLFGEMVDTDIPLVPCSHQYLVSEPLEELAGAEREIEQPLLRHQDFSEYFRQHGESYGVGSYNHEPLLVDPEDIYGPEKLDDLGLEYPSLREFTAEHFYENTHPDHEKSAYDAARELVPAFDDCDWEKQINGMFCFTPDGMPVLGPDEGTDGLWWSLAIWVTQSGGAGSVVAEWMENGVPRLDGERIDATPAHISRFQSHAGSREFTYGRGAQQYREVYQLIHPREQPTDQRTLRRSPFYDRQDELGAEFYDTNGWEVPQWYESNESLLDEYDVPDRPDWLARNWSKAQGVEHQAVRDKVAMFDMTTFTGIEVTGEGAMAFLQRLLTNDMDVSVGRMRYAAMLNEDGGILADITAARLGPDRYLLTTGGGNSATIHSRWIRDHAPEDVSITVHDSSRSGIGVWGPEARELLEPLVETDLSNDGFPFYSVRETYLKDIPVTMLRLSYAGELGWEIYTPTEYGARLWDIVWNAGQEHDITPMGWEALASTSLEKGYRLWGSDVTPEYNPYEANIGFAVDTETEFIGREAILEAREEGIDQQLVPLTLDETGMVVDSGHPILDGEDVLGYGCRADYGYTIDAGIVYAYLPTEYAEPGTSVEVSYENERYRATVESEPLFDPDMERMR is encoded by the coding sequence ATGGGTAGAGAAGATACCGTACCCGAGAGGGCTGGAACCGTCGTCGTGGGAGCGGGCTGTGTCGGCTGTTCGGCGGCGTACCACCTCGCCGACCAGGGTCGGGAGGACGTCGTCGTCGTGGATCAGGGACCACTGTTCGAAACCGGCGGCTCGACCTCGCACGCACCGGGACTGGTGTATCAGACCGCCGGTGGGAAGATGATGAGCCACATGGCTGCGTACACGCGTGACCTCTACTACGACCTCGACAGCTATCGTATGTCGGGTGGGATCGAAGTCGCGTACACCGAGGACCGGTGGGATCTCCTGAAGCGAAAACGCGAGTGGGGACAGTCCTACGGGTTCGATGGCGGCGAACTCCTCTCGCCAGCCGAGACGGCCGAACGAATCCCGCAGATAAACGAGGCGGTGATTCACGGCGGGTACTACCTCCCGACGGACGGCAAAGCTCACGCCGTCGATGCCTCGCGGGAGATGGCCGAACGCGCCCGCGACGCAGGTCACGAGTTCTACGGGAACACGCTCGTCACCGACATCGAGACCGAAGACGGTGCAGTCGAGGCGGTCGTCACCGAGGACGGTCCGATCGCCTGTGACGAGGTGCTGGTGGCCACGAACATCTGGGGGCCGCTGTTCGGCGAGATGGTCGATACGGACATCCCGCTCGTCCCGTGCTCACATCAGTACCTCGTGAGCGAGCCGTTGGAGGAACTCGCCGGAGCCGAACGGGAGATCGAACAGCCACTCCTCCGACACCAGGATTTCTCCGAGTACTTTCGCCAGCACGGTGAATCGTACGGCGTGGGGTCGTACAACCACGAGCCGCTGCTCGTGGACCCGGAGGACATCTACGGACCGGAGAAGCTCGACGACCTCGGGCTCGAATATCCCTCGCTTCGGGAGTTCACGGCCGAGCATTTCTACGAGAACACCCACCCCGACCACGAGAAATCCGCCTACGACGCCGCTCGCGAACTCGTGCCGGCGTTCGACGACTGTGACTGGGAGAAACAGATCAACGGGATGTTCTGCTTCACGCCGGACGGGATGCCGGTTCTCGGTCCCGACGAAGGCACCGACGGCCTCTGGTGGTCGCTCGCCATCTGGGTCACGCAGTCCGGCGGTGCAGGGAGCGTGGTCGCCGAGTGGATGGAGAACGGTGTCCCACGACTCGACGGCGAACGGATCGACGCCACCCCCGCTCACATCAGCCGGTTCCAGTCCCACGCGGGGAGCCGGGAGTTCACGTACGGCCGCGGGGCCCAACAGTATCGAGAGGTGTATCAGCTCATCCATCCGCGTGAGCAACCGACGGACCAACGCACGCTCCGACGGAGCCCGTTCTACGACCGACAGGACGAGCTAGGGGCCGAGTTCTACGACACCAACGGGTGGGAAGTCCCGCAGTGGTACGAATCGAACGAGTCGCTCCTCGATGAGTACGACGTTCCCGACCGGCCGGACTGGCTCGCACGGAACTGGTCGAAAGCACAAGGTGTCGAGCACCAGGCGGTCCGTGACAAGGTCGCGATGTTCGACATGACCACCTTCACCGGTATCGAGGTCACTGGCGAGGGAGCGATGGCGTTCCTTCAGCGCCTCCTCACCAACGACATGGACGTTTCGGTCGGTCGGATGCGGTATGCGGCAATGCTGAACGAGGACGGCGGTATCCTCGCGGACATAACCGCTGCACGACTCGGCCCGGACCGGTATCTCCTGACGACGGGTGGTGGCAACTCCGCGACGATCCACTCCCGGTGGATCAGAGACCACGCGCCCGAGGACGTCTCGATCACGGTCCACGATTCGAGCCGGTCGGGTATCGGTGTCTGGGGACCAGAGGCCCGAGAGCTACTCGAACCGCTCGTCGAAACGGACCTCTCCAACGACGGGTTCCCGTTCTACTCGGTGCGCGAGACCTACCTCAAGGACATCCCGGTGACGATGCTCCGGCTATCGTACGCCGGCGAACTCGGATGGGAGATCTACACGCCGACGGAGTACGGCGCACGACTCTGGGATATCGTCTGGAATGCGGGCCAAGAGCACGATATCACCCCGATGGGCTGGGAAGCGCTCGCCTCGACGAGTCTGGAGAAGGGCTACCGGCTCTGGGGGAGCGACGTCACCCCCGAGTACAACCCCTACGAGGCCAACATCGGTTTCGCCGTCGACACCGAAACGGAGTTCATCGGTCGAGAGGCGATCCTCGAAGCACGAGAGGAGGGTATCGACCAGCAGCTCGTCCCCCTCACGCTCGACGAGACGGGGATGGTCGTCGACTCGGGACATCCGATCCTCGACGGTGAGGACGTTCTCGGCTACGGATGCCGCGCCGACTACGGGTACACCATCGACGCCGGCATCGTGTACGCGTACTTGCCGACGGAGTACGCCGAGCCGGGAACATCGGTCGAGGTGAGCTACGAGAACGAACGCTATCGCGCGACGGTCGAGAGCGAGCCGTTGTTCGACCCGGACATGGAGCGAATGCGATAG
- a CDS encoding AI-2E family transporter yields MSTEQRLLLVTIALFGVLAVLMVLPYEQYLLLAILLAYLLHPLQRRLRSSVGPRVSAGLLIIGVFLAVIVPLGVFVRVAVRQAISILTAINRGDVGVGALENFLGRQVGVSVDLQRLLLRSGFDASTALGGAGGGNTTTLLNNATRVVTNLVSVFGRVTDIAIGLMVLLFVLYYLLVDGPALVSWLRAVSPFRVSTFDRLYDRIDRLMYAVLFGNLLVGIVQGVLVGIGFAVLGVPNAIFWTIVTAVLSLLPVIGAFIVWVPAVGYLFVIDRPVIAVVLLAYGTLVVSLSDNYLRPVIGGREAQLNPGVFIVGIFGGLAVFGFMGVFFGPVVLGLLIVLVEIFAEYRNPVGPAG; encoded by the coding sequence ATGTCCACCGAACAACGGCTGCTCCTCGTCACGATCGCTCTTTTCGGCGTGCTGGCCGTGCTCATGGTGCTGCCCTACGAGCAGTATCTATTGCTCGCGATCCTTCTCGCGTATCTCCTCCATCCGCTCCAGCGCCGTCTCCGTAGCTCCGTCGGACCACGGGTCTCGGCAGGCCTCCTCATTATCGGTGTGTTCCTCGCGGTGATCGTTCCGCTCGGGGTGTTCGTCAGGGTCGCCGTCCGACAGGCGATATCGATCCTCACGGCCATCAACCGTGGGGATGTCGGCGTGGGGGCGCTCGAGAATTTCCTGGGTCGGCAAGTCGGCGTCTCGGTCGACCTCCAACGACTACTGTTGCGATCGGGTTTCGACGCCTCTACAGCACTCGGCGGCGCTGGAGGGGGAAACACCACAACACTCCTCAACAACGCAACACGAGTCGTCACCAACCTCGTGAGCGTCTTCGGGAGGGTGACGGACATCGCTATCGGTCTCATGGTTCTTCTGTTCGTCCTCTACTATCTGCTTGTGGACGGTCCGGCCCTGGTGTCGTGGCTGCGGGCCGTTTCACCGTTCCGGGTGTCGACGTTCGACCGCCTCTATGACCGGATCGACCGGCTCATGTACGCGGTTCTGTTCGGGAATCTCTTGGTCGGTATCGTCCAGGGTGTACTCGTCGGGATCGGCTTCGCCGTCCTCGGGGTACCGAACGCGATCTTCTGGACGATAGTGACGGCCGTACTGTCGTTGTTGCCGGTTATCGGTGCGTTCATCGTCTGGGTTCCCGCAGTCGGATATCTCTTCGTGATCGATCGGCCGGTGATCGCCGTGGTGTTGCTCGCCTACGGTACGCTCGTCGTGAGCCTCTCCGACAACTATCTTCGCCCGGTGATCGGGGGGCGCGAAGCACAACTCAATCCCGGCGTGTTCATCGTCGGAATCTTCGGCGGCCTCGCGGTGTTCGGGTTCATGGGGGTCTTCTTCGGTCCAGTCGTCCTCGGACTCCTCATCGTTCTCGTCGAGATCTTCGCCGAGTACCGAAACCCGGTCGGTCCGGCGGGATGA
- the tnpA gene encoding IS200/IS605 family transposase: MEYDLDSGAHSVYALHYHLILVTKYRQNTFTPGRSDFMRRVVEGFAENYGVEIKNFEGDRDHVHMLFKAKPTTDLVRFVNTLKGPSARRIKNEFDLDRELWGDSFWTDSYCLLSTGQVSLDALKQYVEDQRG; the protein is encoded by the coding sequence ATGGAGTACGACCTCGATTCGGGAGCACATTCGGTGTATGCCCTGCACTATCACCTGATACTGGTGACGAAGTACAGGCAAAACACCTTCACACCCGGACGGTCAGACTTCATGCGGCGCGTGGTCGAAGGGTTCGCCGAGAACTACGGCGTTGAAATCAAGAACTTCGAGGGCGACCGCGACCACGTTCATATGCTCTTCAAGGCGAAGCCAACTACGGATCTCGTTCGGTTTGTGAACACTCTCAAAGGGCCGTCGGCGCGACGAATCAAAAACGAGTTCGACCTCGACCGCGAATTGTGGGGCGACTCGTTTTGGACTGATTCGTACTGCCTGCTTTCAACGGGACAGGTATCGCTCGACGCCCTCAAACAGTACGTGGAGGACCAGCGCGGATGA
- a CDS encoding ABC transporter ATP-binding protein: protein MVSGHVTVSDLQKVYRSENERTTAIEDLSFETAGGEFLTVVGPSGCGKSTLLYLIAGFLNPTKGEITVDGSGIQGPGTDRGVVFQDYALFPWRTVIKNVTYGLEEQNMSKEERRSTAQRFIDMMGLSGSEDKYPKELSGGMKQRVALARTLAYDPEILLMDEPFGALDQPLRESLQDHLLDIWREVEKTVIFITHDVEEAVYLSEKVMVMTRHPGTEKETLAIDIDRTRDREAIVTSDEFTSHRNEVWQLLHEETRNQR, encoded by the coding sequence ATGGTAAGTGGACACGTTACTGTCTCGGATCTTCAGAAGGTCTATCGCTCGGAGAACGAGCGCACCACGGCTATCGAGGACCTCTCCTTTGAGACAGCGGGGGGTGAGTTTCTCACCGTCGTCGGGCCAAGTGGATGTGGAAAGAGCACGTTGTTGTACCTCATTGCAGGCTTTTTGAACCCAACGAAGGGCGAGATCACGGTCGACGGCAGCGGAATTCAGGGTCCGGGAACCGACCGTGGAGTGGTGTTTCAGGACTATGCACTGTTCCCCTGGCGGACGGTGATCAAGAACGTAACTTACGGGCTCGAAGAACAGAACATGTCCAAGGAAGAGCGACGGTCGACGGCACAGCGATTCATCGACATGATGGGACTCAGCGGGTCCGAGGACAAGTATCCCAAGGAACTCTCGGGCGGGATGAAACAACGTGTTGCGCTCGCTCGCACGCTCGCTTACGACCCCGAGATCCTGTTGATGGACGAGCCGTTCGGCGCACTCGACCAGCCGCTTCGAGAGTCGTTACAGGACCACCTGCTCGACATCTGGCGAGAAGTCGAAAAGACGGTCATCTTCATCACTCACGACGTCGAGGAAGCGGTCTATCTCTCGGAGAAGGTGATGGTGATGACCCGACACCCCGGAACCGAAAAGGAGACGCTCGCCATCGATATCGACCGGACACGGGACCGCGAAGCGATCGTCACGTCGGATGAGTTCACGAGCCATCGGAACGAGGTCTGGCAGCTCCTCCACGAGGAGACACGAAACCAGCGGTAA
- a CDS encoding transposase, whose amino-acid sequence MLTRMLEYKGEAAGIEVVIESERDTSKTCSVCSHKNGSQRVERGLYHCQQCGRTANADANGAENIRQTLLPNPDPFDRLDRDNGCLAQPAVCSFDATDGQFHPQERAHCEP is encoded by the coding sequence ATACTCACGAGGATGCTCGAGTACAAGGGCGAGGCCGCAGGTATCGAGGTGGTCATCGAATCCGAACGCGACACGTCGAAGACGTGTTCGGTCTGTAGCCACAAAAACGGTAGTCAGCGCGTTGAGCGCGGTCTGTACCACTGCCAGCAGTGTGGTCGGACGGCGAACGCCGACGCGAACGGCGCGGAGAATATCAGACAAACGCTACTCCCGAATCCAGACCCATTCGACAGATTGGATAGGGATAACGGCTGTTTGGCACAGCCAGCAGTGTGTTCGTTCGACGCTACGGATGGTCAATTCCATCCACAAGAGCGGGCGCATTGCGAACCCTAA
- a CDS encoding M20 family metallo-hydrolase, producing MNVDGDRLREDIETNAAFGAVDVEQGTGRTVFAGTEPNRRARDRFVERLKQAGLDVRVDSVGNIAGRWSPPGADAEPIATGSHLDSVPRGGIFDGPLGVYGALEAVRTIQNADVELTHPIEVVCFTEEEGQRFAGGTLGSSVAAGNRSAESALQLTDDAGTDLETALSEIGYNGTDRVDADEWDAWIELHIEQGERLETADVPVGVVTTITGITHCEVTIDGEENHAGTTSMDERADALSAAGEFIVDFERVARERSSEERTAVGTVGKINAEPNATNIVPGRVEMNLDIRSIEYGSIDEMVDQAQRSLDRIAAERNVSTAFEREFDVRPVSMDERCREVAHSACEAAGIETLEMHSGAFHDTMHVANATDAGLLFAPSRNGVSHSPREWTDWDDCSVATQALAETLVSLAT from the coding sequence ATGAACGTCGATGGCGATCGTCTTCGGGAGGACATCGAGACGAACGCGGCCTTCGGAGCAGTGGACGTCGAGCAGGGGACCGGTCGAACCGTGTTCGCGGGTACCGAGCCGAATCGACGAGCGCGTGATCGGTTCGTCGAGCGGCTGAAGCAAGCCGGTCTCGACGTTCGGGTCGACTCGGTCGGGAACATCGCCGGACGCTGGTCACCACCTGGGGCGGATGCGGAACCGATCGCTACGGGGAGCCACCTCGATTCGGTACCGCGGGGCGGTATCTTCGACGGGCCGTTAGGCGTCTACGGGGCACTCGAAGCCGTTCGGACGATACAGAACGCAGACGTCGAACTAACCCATCCCATCGAAGTCGTCTGTTTCACCGAAGAGGAGGGCCAACGGTTCGCTGGAGGAACGCTGGGGTCGTCAGTCGCTGCTGGGAACCGATCGGCGGAGAGCGCGCTCCAACTGACCGACGACGCTGGTACCGATCTCGAGACGGCACTCTCGGAGATAGGTTACAACGGCACCGACCGAGTCGACGCGGACGAGTGGGACGCGTGGATCGAACTTCACATCGAGCAGGGCGAACGCCTCGAAACGGCGGATGTTCCGGTCGGGGTCGTTACCACGATCACCGGCATCACTCACTGCGAGGTGACCATCGACGGTGAGGAGAACCACGCTGGAACGACCTCGATGGACGAGCGAGCCGATGCTTTGAGCGCCGCCGGGGAGTTCATCGTCGATTTCGAGCGGGTCGCACGGGAGCGGAGTTCGGAGGAGCGCACCGCGGTCGGGACGGTCGGAAAGATAAACGCCGAACCGAACGCGACGAACATCGTTCCCGGGCGAGTCGAGATGAACCTCGACATCCGTAGTATCGAGTACGGTTCGATCGACGAGATGGTCGACCAGGCTCAGCGAAGCCTCGATCGGATCGCTGCCGAGCGAAACGTCAGTACGGCGTTCGAGCGTGAGTTCGACGTTCGGCCGGTGTCGATGGACGAGCGATGCCGTGAGGTCGCCCACTCGGCGTGTGAGGCGGCGGGAATAGAGACGTTGGAGATGCACTCCGGAGCCTTCCACGACACGATGCACGTCGCGAACGCGACCGATGCGGGGCTGTTGTTTGCGCCCTCCCGAAACGGGGTCTCACACAGTCCTCGGGAGTGGACGGACTGGGACGACTGCTCGGTAGCAACGCAGGCACTCGCGGAGACGTTGGTCTCGCTCGCGACGTGA
- a CDS encoding RNA-guided endonuclease InsQ/TnpB family protein: MNYNYRYRIRPPDDVANELRRHIDTCRQLYNHCLYVLNESDDIPARYEVQGTLPDLKQWWGGLKNVHSKVLQMVVKRLYDNLSTLRERKKRGYRVGRLRWKPPREYRSLTYNQTGFKLENKSGQPTLWLSKIGEISLVYHREIPDDATVKQVSIKREPTGEWYAVLGIKTEDEAPPKPDNPEKAVGIDVGILKYTHDTDGLSVGSLDLSDERERLEREQRALSRKDHGSANYHKQRRKVAECHADLKRKRRDFLHKLSTWYAEEYDFVAVEALNAKGLMELPSNSRNRASAAWGTFLRMLEYKCEREGAYFVDVRPHGTTKECSQCGVSTDKPLWVRQHSCPACGFECDRDANAAHNVLNRAIEKSDIGMGQPESTPVETGAATDTEIPSVSARTVVEAGSPTLNEAASAAE; encoded by the coding sequence ATGAACTACAACTATCGGTATCGGATTCGACCACCCGACGACGTGGCCAACGAACTCCGTCGCCACATCGACACCTGCCGACAGTTGTACAACCACTGCCTGTACGTGCTGAACGAGAGCGACGACATTCCCGCCCGCTACGAGGTGCAGGGGACGCTCCCCGACCTCAAGCAGTGGTGGGGTGGTCTGAAGAACGTTCACTCGAAAGTGCTTCAGATGGTCGTCAAGCGGTTGTACGACAATCTCTCGACGCTCCGTGAACGAAAGAAGCGTGGATACCGCGTCGGACGCCTTCGGTGGAAGCCGCCACGGGAATACCGTTCGTTGACCTACAATCAGACTGGCTTCAAGCTCGAAAACAAGAGCGGCCAGCCGACGTTGTGGCTCTCGAAAATCGGTGAAATCTCGCTGGTGTACCACCGTGAGATACCCGACGACGCGACGGTGAAGCAGGTATCCATCAAGCGCGAACCGACGGGAGAGTGGTACGCTGTTCTCGGTATCAAGACCGAGGACGAAGCGCCACCGAAACCCGACAATCCCGAAAAGGCGGTCGGTATCGACGTGGGGATACTCAAATACACCCACGACACCGACGGTCTTTCGGTGGGTTCGCTTGACCTGTCGGACGAACGTGAGCGGCTTGAACGCGAACAGCGTGCGCTCTCACGAAAGGACCACGGTTCGGCCAACTACCACAAGCAACGCCGGAAGGTGGCCGAATGTCATGCCGACCTGAAACGGAAGCGTCGGGACTTTCTGCACAAGCTCTCGACGTGGTACGCGGAGGAATACGACTTCGTGGCCGTCGAAGCCCTGAACGCGAAGGGACTCATGGAGCTGCCGTCGAACTCTCGCAACCGAGCATCCGCCGCATGGGGTACTTTTCTACGGATGCTCGAATACAAATGCGAGCGCGAAGGTGCGTACTTCGTGGACGTTCGACCGCACGGGACCACCAAAGAGTGTTCTCAGTGCGGCGTTTCGACTGACAAACCGCTATGGGTTCGGCAACACTCGTGTCCCGCTTGTGGTTTCGAGTGCGACCGTGACGCGAACGCCGCTCACAACGTGCTGAACCGTGCTATCGAGAAATCGGATATAGGGATGGGCCAGCCCGAATCAACGCCTGTGGAGACTGGAGCCGCTACGGACACCGAAATTCCATCGGTGTCTGCACGCACCGTCGTAGAAGCAGGAAGCCCCACCCTCAACGAAGCCGCGTCAGCGGCGGAGTAG
- a CDS encoding ABC transporter permease: protein MSHQNTTFDQRLLDSFPPLVRPIVRFVVEWLPLVIVAGLWEYVSGTVVPRSVLPPMTDVAGTAVTLLTTGEIIPHLTISLVRVALGLGASIVVGVLLGVGMAQSDRVENFFDIFLTLLYPIPKTALVPLALLWLGVGTEAAILIVFLACLLPIVLNSYNAAQDVDQNLIRSAQMMGTDGWRVTWKVLIPETIPEILTGIRQAIPFAFIALVSAEFIAANSGVGSQILAYGQIGNYRPMFAVIVIISITAYVAVRGFEGLKERFVVWI from the coding sequence ATGTCACATCAAAACACCACGTTCGACCAACGCCTCCTCGACTCGTTCCCACCGCTGGTGCGTCCCATCGTTCGGTTCGTCGTCGAATGGCTCCCGCTCGTGATAGTCGCAGGACTCTGGGAGTACGTCAGCGGTACTGTCGTCCCGAGATCGGTTTTACCCCCGATGACCGACGTAGCGGGAACCGCCGTCACACTGCTAACCACTGGCGAGATCATCCCTCACCTAACGATCTCACTCGTTCGCGTCGCTTTGGGGCTCGGAGCGAGTATCGTCGTGGGCGTACTGCTCGGTGTCGGAATGGCCCAATCGGACCGGGTCGAGAACTTCTTCGATATCTTCCTCACACTGCTGTACCCGATCCCGAAAACGGCGCTCGTCCCGCTTGCCCTCCTCTGGTTGGGTGTTGGGACGGAGGCAGCGATCCTCATCGTGTTCTTGGCATGCTTGCTACCGATCGTATTGAACAGTTACAACGCGGCACAAGACGTGGACCAGAACCTCATTCGGTCCGCCCAGATGATGGGCACCGACGGATGGAGGGTTACCTGGAAAGTCCTCATCCCGGAGACGATCCCCGAGATACTAACGGGTATTCGACAGGCGATCCCGTTCGCCTTCATCGCGTTGGTGAGTGCGGAGTTCATCGCTGCGAACAGCGGCGTCGGGTCACAGATACTCGCCTACGGACAGATCGGGAACTACCGGCCGATGTTCGCCGTCATCGTCATAATCTCGATAACGGCGTACGTCGCTGTTCGTGGGTTCGAGGGACTCAAAGAGAGGTTCGTCGTATGGATATAA
- a CDS encoding FxsA family protein, whose product MFGRLLLAALILALADAFVLLIVAGQIGALLTIGLVVLTALVGSLLVRSEGRATLHRLQRRLQNFEAPTDELLDGVLIVLGGGFLITPGLLTDLTGFLFVIPFTRAPLRVALKRWVITPSVRKKLQNGSLNVQVGGTLGNTRSSTGFGGQDRTQDTTTDDSYYDLDDNMYDVEDEESS is encoded by the coding sequence ATGTTTGGCCGGTTGCTACTTGCTGCTCTCATACTCGCGTTGGCCGATGCGTTCGTTCTGCTCATCGTGGCGGGGCAGATCGGCGCACTCCTGACCATCGGTCTCGTCGTATTGACCGCCCTCGTCGGGTCGTTGTTGGTGCGCAGCGAGGGCCGTGCAACACTCCATCGTCTTCAACGACGGCTCCAAAATTTCGAGGCACCGACCGACGAATTACTGGACGGTGTGCTCATCGTCCTCGGCGGTGGCTTCCTCATCACGCCGGGTCTGTTGACCGACCTCACCGGATTCCTGTTCGTGATCCCCTTCACGCGTGCCCCCCTTCGCGTCGCACTCAAACGCTGGGTGATCACCCCGTCCGTCCGCAAGAAGCTCCAGAATGGCTCCCTCAACGTCCAGGTCGGCGGTACCCTCGGAAACACCCGGAGCAGTACCGGTTTCGGAGGCCAGGATCGAACCCAAGATACCACCACTGACGACAGCTACTACGACCTCGACGACAATATGTACGACGTCGAGGACGAGGAGAGCTCCTAA
- a CDS encoding ABC transporter permease, whose translation MDITGSSDTGGRTVVDSLISAGKSIYSLVLLLILWELVTQLGLVYPYFLPALSDVLSVLYDQLVSGNLLYQAYLTLRRAFAGLLIAIVVGVPVGVLSARSRITGWFFNPIIAVGYPVPIIALIPVFVLWFGIGDVSKILLVALGSFWPIAVNARDSTQTVKENLLRSARMMGTSERGLLWKVVMPASAPGILTGIEIALPISLIITFIFEMVAGGGGLGYLEIQGVRNFEAPQVYAAIFTIMVIGLLLNRALRSIRQRLLVWT comes from the coding sequence ATGGATATAACGGGTTCATCGGACACCGGTGGGCGAACCGTCGTCGACTCCCTCATCTCGGCTGGAAAGTCGATATACTCCCTGGTACTCCTGTTGATTCTGTGGGAACTCGTGACGCAGCTGGGGCTGGTGTATCCGTACTTCCTTCCAGCACTCTCGGACGTACTGTCGGTTCTCTACGACCAGCTGGTCTCCGGTAACCTTCTCTATCAAGCATACCTCACGCTCCGGCGGGCGTTCGCCGGGTTACTCATCGCTATCGTGGTCGGTGTTCCGGTGGGCGTTCTGTCGGCACGGTCACGGATCACTGGATGGTTCTTCAACCCGATCATCGCCGTCGGGTATCCCGTCCCGATAATCGCACTGATTCCGGTGTTCGTACTGTGGTTCGGCATCGGCGACGTTTCGAAGATCCTTCTGGTGGCACTGGGCTCTTTCTGGCCTATCGCCGTCAACGCGCGGGACAGTACGCAAACCGTCAAGGAGAACCTGCTCAGGTCAGCGCGAATGATGGGGACGTCTGAACGGGGCCTCCTGTGGAAGGTAGTCATGCCGGCATCGGCTCCTGGGATCCTCACCGGCATCGAAATCGCTCTCCCGATCTCGCTTATCATCACATTCATCTTCGAGATGGTCGCAGGCGGCGGTGGCCTCGGGTACCTCGAGATCCAGGGGGTTCGAAACTTCGAGGCTCCGCAAGTCTATGCTGCGATCTTCACCATCATGGTGATCGGGCTTCTCCTCAACCGAGCACTCAGGTCGATCCGACAGCGGCTCCTCGTCTGGACCTGA
- a CDS encoding amidase family protein: protein MANRPARRSLSLPDNGYEYSALEYHQANVLRSRAYEGIRSLLDEYDLLFTPTLAAPPFEKGACAPRTIDRTAPASDLETFLTWRFNLTGHPAAFIPAGFSADGLPLGAQIIGSRFEETTILTASDAIERRRPWADDYPTVI, encoded by the coding sequence ATGGCGAACCGCCCAGCACGTCGTTCGTTATCCCTACCGGACAACGGCTACGAGTACAGCGCTCTGGAGTATCACCAGGCGAACGTACTCCGGTCCCGTGCCTACGAAGGTATTCGAAGCCTTCTCGACGAGTACGACCTATTGTTCACGCCGACGCTCGCCGCACCGCCGTTCGAGAAGGGAGCGTGTGCGCCGAGGACCATCGACAGGACGGCGCCAGCATCGGATTTAGAGACCTTCCTTACTTGGCGGTTCAACCTCACCGGTCATCCCGCTGCGTTCATCCCCGCGGGGTTCTCCGCCGATGGCCTTCCACTCGGCGCGCAGATCATCGGCTCCCGGTTTGAAGAAACGACCATACTGACAGCCAGCGACGCGATCGAGCGCCGCCGGCCGTGGGCGGACGACTACCCAACAGTAATCTAG